ACTCTTAACCCAGATGACACCAACAGTAAAGCTATTGAGGAGGCACGGAGAGCGAACATCCAACTACTTTTGGAATCGTTACATGAAGACATTCGCGTTAACTACATCTGTCAAGATAGCGTTTCATCGCGGTTGTTCGAGAAAATCGGAGTATTCAGTATTGCCGAGTTTGATGTTGCTAAGTTTCAGGAGGCTATCCGCGTTAAGCTGCCAATAACCAGTTTCCAGAGAAAACCATTATGACTACTACTGTACCATCAGTCAATTCTGTCACGGAAATTGAGACTCGCAAAGCCGATCACCTCCGTGTTTGCTTAGAAGAAGATGTCCAGTTTCAGCACGTCACCAGTGGGTTTGAGTGCTATCGCTTTACTCATGATTGTCTGCCCGAAATCAACCGCAGTGACATTAATCTGCAAACAACTTTCTTGGGCAAAAATCTCGGCGCTCCCCTGCTGATTTCTTCCATGACAGGGGGAACCGAATTAGCGCAGTTAGTCAACACTCGTTTAGCAATAGTTGCTCAACGCTACCAATTAGCGATGGGAGTTGGTTCGCAACGAATTGTGATTGAACAACCTCATTTAGCCCCTACCTTTGCCGTGCGTTCCTTTGCTCCTGACATTCTGTTGTTAGCGAACTTGGGGGCTGTACAACTAAATTATGGATGTGGGCTTGATGATTGCTTGCGCCTTGTCAATTCCTTGGAAGCAGATGCACTAATTTTACATCTCAATCCCCTGCAAGAATGTGTACAATCACGAGGAGATACAAATTTTCGGGGATTATTGGCTAAAATTGCCCAACTTTGTCAGCAACTACCCATTCCCGTTGTTGTCAAAGAAGTGGGAAATGGCATTTCTGGGGCGATCGCGCAAAAATTAATTGATGCGGGAGTGACAGCAATTGATGTCGCCGGCGCTGGGGGAACTTCATGGGCAAAAGTGGAAAGCCAACGCGCTCAAGACAACAAGCAGCGCCGTTTGGGACAAACTTTTGCTGACTGGGGTTTACCAACCGCCGAATGTTTAACTTCTATTAGAGCGATCGCGCCGACAATTCCCTTGATTGCTTCTGGCGGTTTAATCAACGGATTGGATGTTGCTAAAGCGATCGCTTTAGGGGCCGATTTAGCAGGTTTAGCTCGACCCTTTTTAGCAGC
This Nostoc sp. KVJ3 DNA region includes the following protein-coding sequences:
- the fni gene encoding type 2 isopentenyl-diphosphate Delta-isomerase, encoding MTTTVPSVNSVTEIETRKADHLRVCLEEDVQFQHVTSGFECYRFTHDCLPEINRSDINLQTTFLGKNLGAPLLISSMTGGTELAQLVNTRLAIVAQRYQLAMGVGSQRIVIEQPHLAPTFAVRSFAPDILLLANLGAVQLNYGCGLDDCLRLVNSLEADALILHLNPLQECVQSRGDTNFRGLLAKIAQLCQQLPIPVVVKEVGNGISGAIAQKLIDAGVTAIDVAGAGGTSWAKVESQRAQDNKQRRLGQTFADWGLPTAECLTSIRAIAPTIPLIASGGLINGLDVAKAIALGADLAGLARPFLAAAVKSEAAVDELVEVLIAELETALFCTGNATLSELRSSGALQRI